The sequence TGCTGTAATTCGCGCTTACCTCAAAAAGGATCAAACAGTGTGGGATGAAAATCTTAGTTCGATTAGTTGCGCTCTAAGAAATTCAGTACATCAAGCAATACAAACATCTCCTTATCGAGCACTCTTTGGCCAAGATATGATTACGCATGGTTCTTCGTATGAACTTTTGAAAAACCTGAGTATGTTGAACGAAGCTTCATCGCCGCTATCTAGAGATGACAGCCTTGCACTTATACGACAAGATCTTAAAAAACATATCTGCAATGCTTATAATATGAACCAAAACCAATACAATTTGCGAACTCGTCCTATATCATACTCTGTAGGCCAAGTCGTTTTTCGAAAAAACTTTGCCCAAAGCAATTTTGAGAAGAAATTCAATTCGAAACTTTCACCACTTTATTTAAAGGCAAAGGTAAAggaaaaaattggtcaaaattaCTATCTGCTTGAAAATTTGGAAGGAAAAATTATTGGCACGTTTCACGCTAAGGACCTTAGATCTTAACAAAatcaattgtttgtttttttttttaaaaaaaaattaagattttttcagatcaattgaaaaatatttgttttgagaAGAAAATTTTCTTGTAATACAAatcataagtttttttttctggtcAAATGAACAAATATTATTGCGAATACACGTTCAACTTTTTAacccataaattttttatgctaACAAAGTTATTTAACACATAAAAATATGACTTTTCCAAACATATTCTAGTTTTTTGTATGAATATCTGTTataagtatacatatatttgtctgtttttatttaaattttattgttgtatATTTTGTGCATTTTTCAACTTGATTCGATTATATCAATATTGTTTTTTCCTCATAATACTTTCGCACAAAATGCAAGTATTACGCGGTTTGTAATGGACAGATTATTTTTGTGAGAAAATGTTGAGAATTCAAAATACCAATTGAATtaatattcattattttatttaggaaTGCTTTGCtagttaagaaaaataattttaataattctcaTTACTGTTTGTTAAATACAtgtgtaaacaatgtaattaAATTCATCAAATTTATCAATGTAATTTTTGATGGTTTGTGTCTTAGCTTTATGTATGCAAATCCGTGATTTACACAAGTAAAATAACAATACGGCGGTAATCATAGTCAATgataccaagtttttttttttaagtggtAAATTTATACTTACCACGCAATAGCTTACTCGTAcaatatgtacaaattttttattcttttatacCTCGCTCTTCAACTAGCAAGACGTACTTTACTTCTCATTATCAACTAAAACACAAATTGTACAATAGAAAAGTAAAAGAAAGTAACatcgatatttaaaattttaaaaaaagtgaaaaatcaattgcattttttttttgaataataaaggCAAATATCCAGGTAAATTTAACACAATCGTCTTTAATGATTTCggtaagaaaagaaaatattttttgtatattcagGATTGTGTTACATAACCCGAAACATCAATCACGTGTCTTATATTCCAAAAGAATTGGCTACAACTCCAATCACGACACTTCTATACCTTCATTTTTATCTAAGGAGGAAGAATCTTATTGCATTTATTAATTGAATCCATTTGACAATTAATCTGGGCTTATCATTTTCGCCACCACTGTAGACGCCAGTAACTACGCAAATTACATCATTTGCATGTTATACAATTAACGGCTCAGTGATGTCCCAACTCGCTCAGAATTGTTCGAAAACAGCAATAGAACCTCGCTAGACAAACTGCATGAAATCAACAAAAACATATATATCAGCTCAGTTGTGTCTTAAAAATGAAGGTAACCCATTAACTTATGTGGCCAACCAGCACCAACAACATCCAGGTTACATCACATATCTGTATTCAactataaatattgttaaaatcgtaacgaaaaactataaaaaaattccataatttcaacaaaaattaagtttGCTTAGTTCTTTTTACGagattatttatagaattgattaaaatttccaaaatccattaaaattgtataattcaGTCTTTGAATAACAATAAGTaaagtttcaaaattattgCAGTCCAAAtttaataaccaaaaaaatttcgcaatctacatttcaattttattacaattttctgATTAACAAATAGCtactttattaaaattcatgtcGGTATTCATTTAACTCTCGTTAACAATAAATTCAATGTTTAGTTTactcaaatcataaaatttttataaatataaactgcaaactaaatttttacataGTCAAAGTAAATTCTTAATTATAAGTAAAACTCAAGTCTCAAACCCTATTGCAACTTTTTACTTGGTATGTATCTGTAAATAAGagtgtaaaatttatatttaataagttTACTTTTACAAGTTTAGAAATATGCAACCAATATTTTTTCCCCGCaccaataatttgttttactaGTATGCAGATGTTCGGAGAGGCCTCTACGTCATCAATCAGCAAATATTAATAAGAATTAACAAAACCTATAAGttccaacaacaacaattaatttACATATCGGTGAGTGAgtgattttatttcttttattttgttgcatatttctcttaagtatttaataacagaagtaaaaacataataaacattttttttatactttacgTTTACTGAGATCAATAAGTTTTCTCTTAAATTTCTATTAacggataattttttttaattttgctttcgtttgtttaattatttttttttcttttaaagctaATGTtatgtttttgcttttattaaacattttaaatgtaacTTTAAgattaagttgaaatttattaGGGAAGTAACCCCATAGATCATAAATCTACCTATATTAGAATTGctcgaaaaattacaaaacttcaattaaaatttagctattagactctaattaaaagttttaagtttttttttgtacttttttataattttaagaaatgaatatttgtttagttcattaatatatactaactagctgacccggtgcgcttcgccaccccaattagaagaaagaaatagtactggCAAGTCTCACTTTgggaatctaattgtaaatgtctaatttcatatttctgggtccattattatagaaaatgcaaaatgtgttcctaattttaaatttttaggtttattattataaaatattcaaaaagtaccattgcaataaggaaatagtaccattgattatcacttttaaattcgcattcactaaactataacccgtcaagtttgaattttagatttgtatatcatttcctatattatcaactaattttgtttctataatacttaagatttaataaattatcacaaaaccgaaaccgatcggtttttaattttttaaaaccgaaaccgcggttttgaaattcttcgattttttggaaaatctaggtccattattataggaaattcaaaaaagtaccattagaatatataaaaagtaccaaaaatcccccacttgtggtttcccactcactgggtccatataagcttaatttcatggctttaggttcattggtgaagaaattacaaaaagtaccattcgaataaagaaaaagtaccaaaaagtctcccatagaattctaactcacttaggaccatgtatgcttaatttcatgtttttaagtccattgctatagaaaattaaaaaaagtaccattagaataaacaaaaggtaccatgaggtatccgcttgaattttcaatcacttaggaccatatatgctaatttcatatttctaggtccattatattatagaaaattcaaaaagtaccattagaatatagaaaaagtaccaaaaagcatccacttgtagttgcccacccactcgggtccgtataacctttatttaatgtttctaggttcattggtgaagaaattacaaaaagtaccatttgaataaagaataagtaccaaaaagtctccccctagaattctcactcacttatgaccatatatgcttaatttcatgtttctaagtccattgttatagaaaattcaaaaaagtaccattataatatagaaaaagtactaaaaagtatacatttGTGGTTCTCCAGTCAttcgggttcatataagctttatttcatgattctaggttcattggtgaagaaattacaaaaagtaccattcgaataaagaaaaagtaccaaaaagtctccccttagaattctcactcacttaggaccatatatgtttaatttcatgtttataagtccattgttatagaaaattcaaaaaagtaccattagaatatagaaaaagtaccaaaaagcagccacttgcggattcccactcactctggtccatataacctttatttcatgtttcaagtttcattggtgaagaaattacaaaaagtaccattcgaataaagaaaaagtaccaaaaagtctcccccagaattctaactcacttaggaccatgtatgcttattttcatgtttttaagtccattgctatagaaaattaaaaaaaagtaccattagaataaacaaaaggtaccatgaggtatccgcttgaattttcaatcacttaggaccatatacgcttaatttcatatttctaggtccattatattatagaaaattcaaaaagtaccattagaatataggaaaagtaccaaaaagcacccacttgtagtttcccactcactcggttccatataagctttatttcatgtttctaggttcattggtgaagaaattacaaaaagtaccaatcgaataaagaaaaagtaccacaaagtctccccatagaattctcacttacttacgaccatatatgcttaacttcatatttctatgtccattattacagaaaattcaaaaagtaccattagaatatagaaaaagtaccaaaaagcagtcacttgtagattcccacccactccggtcttaatttcatgtttttaggttcattggtgaagaaattacaaaaagtaccattcgaataaagaaaaagtaccaaaaagtctccccctagaattctcactcacttaggaccatatatgcttaatttcatgtctctaagtctattgttaaagaaaattcaaaaaagtacaattagaatatagaaaacgtaccaaaaagcccacacttgtggtttcccactcactcggtttatatataagctttatttcatgtttctaggttcattggtgaagaaattacaaaaagtaccaatcgaataaagaaaaagtaccaaaaagtctccccctagaattatcacttacttaggaccatatatgcttaatttcatgtttctaagtccatagttatagaaaattcaaaaagtaccattagaataaagaaaaagtaccaaaaagtctccccctagaattctcactcacttatgaccatatatgcttaatttcatgtttctaagtccatagttatagaaaattcaaaaaagtaccattagaatatagaaaaagtaccaaaaaacccacacttgtggtttcccactcactcggtttatatataagctttatttcatgtttctaggttcattggtgaagaaattacaaaaagtaccattccaataaagaaaaagtaacaaaaagtctccccctagaattctcactcacttaggaccatatatgtttaattttatgtttctaagtccattattatagaaatttcaaaaaagtaccattagaagaacaaaaaagtacctatacctataccggatttggcccaatatacaccttggtactcgagttccaaataaaaccctgttagttaatttttgtatgaatccaggaaccaacgttaaaaaaattatcaaaattggcttaataatttcaaatataatgtattttcccgattttatcccctttttggtaccttttttatccccattgaggtgctacaatttcattcaaataaatatctgtaacgtggtgggagctcataataaaatattcgtatgtctatgtcaaattatagaaaaacacattttatgaaaaagtaccaaaaattaacacaatttttatcccttaaaggttcgaatttccaaaaagtaccaaacttatattttttattttttgttaattaaagaatacgatttaaaatttgtttctatgtttattggtttaaaagatacatagggtgcaaaaaaagtaccaaaatacagtttttacccgttttctcccctaaaagtttcgaatttccaaaaagtacgaaacacctgtcagcttattttttaaatggagtaacatgctattttaagtttttttgtatctttattagttttgaagatataaggttaccgaatttacccgtttttacccttttttaccccctaaacgttcgaatttccaaaaatcccttcttatcggatcgttttggggagggaggaacccacagttaaaatttcgtgattctagcttcagccgtttgggctgtgcgatgatgaatcagtcagtcagtcagtcagtcagtcagtaacgttactcttttatatatatagattagttATATTTCCGAACTATAATAATGAATTACTCCATTTTTTGATGAATAAATGTGAATCTTTGAAATGAATATgtaaattttcgaatattttcttACGGATGTGAATTGAGTTAGGGTATAGCACTCATGGGTTTTAGTACACTTTTACAGTCGCCACTAAAACGTAAGGTAGGGAGGGTAATGAGGCGCTGGCCCCATTAACATCTTGGGTGCCTTAATAAATTACAGTAAAATCGATGTAAATCCAAGTACAACCACTAgactttgtaaattttaattttggattgttttatatTTCGATATTAgacctgatttttttttattttttctaaatctaTAACCGAGGCAAGGGAGTCTGAAATATTATGTGTTAACGTACAAACTATTAATATGTGAGCGATAGGAATTGTAGATGACACGAACCCACCCTAGTAGACTGTCAGCTAGCAGTTAGAAGGCTCCCAATCGTCATTTATAGTTTTCCTGAGAACATAACAGATTTgttacaataaatttttaaactcatCACATATTTCCAAATGTCACCTTGATACAACCATACTGTTGCTATTTGTACATTACAATCATTTGTtaccaaatgtgtaaataaaaatcaaagtattttcatttttattattatttacccaacgtttcgtttgtttgtttcaaacttcttcaggggttttcttttattgttgaattctagcgacaaaaacatataaatattttattataaatcattgaaaaacTTAAGATATCACAGTTCAACTTACgaaattctattgtttacattgtcaattaacttattatttaaaaaactggacttcacgacacagaattaataaataaataaataatcattacaacacaaacatatactataagtcaaacttaatactaatatcacagaacttcaactgatttaataattaaatattgcagCGGAATATTGCAGTTTTGTGTTATCCTTGTCCTCTTTCGTGTTCattgtattgtgtattttttgttgtattcttaAGCTTTCAAGAGTGTATCGTTTGTTCTCTTTTTGTTCTCTGTCCAATATCTTAATATTGTCAAAATCCATCTTATGATTGCACTCCTTTACGTGCAGAGATAATGCCGtcgttatttttcctttttcaatatCTGTTTTGTGTTCATTAACTCTCGTCCCCAACATTCTCTTTGTCGTACCAATGTAAACCAAGTTACATCTCTCCCTTTCATTACCGTCACATTTTATCTCATAGACCACATTATCACTCTTAAGTttgtcaatttttgttttgttgtttgtaaatAGATGCCTCAGTGTCATATTTGATTTGtaagctattgttgttgttttctctgTGATCATTCTCTTCATTGTTTTTGTCTCCGTTAGTTTGGGAATAAATGGtacactgtaaaaaactttttcctcCTCAGTGTTtggatttttctgctgtttttcatattttagtactttGTTGATTAAATTGTTCGTCATATATGTTGGGTAACTATtctttgtaagtatttttcttattctatTAATATTGGTTTTCCTGTATTCAACATCACTTATCTGTAATACTTTCCTTATTAAATTCGTCGCTGTACTTATCTTCATTTTCAATGGTTGTGTAGAGTTGAAGTTAACCATTCTACCTGAAGATGTGGGTTTCGTGTACCAATTTGTCCTTATTCTTCCATTATCCTTGATGATATTGATGTCCAGATACGGTATTGACATATTCTTCTCGCGTTCTATTGTAAATTGTATCTTATTGTGATAAACGTTCATTGTCTTTAATATCTTCTCTTCGTCCGATTTCCTTATAACCGCAAACAAGTCATCCACATACTTAGTGATAAACTTAATCTCTATATTATTAGCCCTTAATTCGTCAATTACATCGTCCAGTAGTGTGTCAAGTACAATATTTGCAATTGTTGGCGATAGGGGGTTTCCCATTGGCATACCATATGtttgatggtaaaatttatTGTCAAAAGTGAGATAGTTATTATCAGTTAAACAAAACtgaagaattttcaaaaatgtttgccttGGTATTGCCGTGTGTTCCTTAAGTGTTTTCCATTTGTCAAGTATATTCCTTATAGCCAAGTGAATCGGTATATTAGTGAATAATGATACCACGTCGAAAGAGACCATAATATCGTCATTTTCCAATGAGACGCTTTCCAGTTTTCGTTTTAattctactgaattttgtatattgtatttgGGCGACACAATATTCCTCAAAATTGTTCCAATATACTTCGAAAGACTGTAACACGGTACCTTCATGGATGCAGATATCGGTCGAAGTGGTATTCCGTCTTTGTGTATCTTTGGCAGTCCATATAACTCAGGTGCTGCTGCCGCTTGTGTCGTCATGTTGAATTTCTCGTATCTGGTAATGTACCCATCTTTTCCCAATTGTGTAATTAAGTTATTGTTCCTTTTCTGAAGACTAGTTGTTGGGTCAATTTCAATTTTCCTGTATGTGCTCTTGTCATCTAATAATTGGTACATTTTCTCCATATAATCTCTCCTATATAATATCACAGTTTTATTCCCCTTGTCTGCCGTAGTTATAATTATGTCCTTCTCGTGTTTCTTAATGAAGTTCCTGGTGACCTCGTATATACTCAGTATAAATTTATCTTTCTCCGTATTCCTAAGATCCCTTTTGAAGTATGCAATTCTGTTCGCTATTTTCGATCGCGTTATGTCCTTTTCTGTATCATCTTTTATACCCTGAACCCATTGTCCCATGTCAGCCATAAGCGGTATAGGTGTGAAATTCTTTCTATCTACTGGTATTGCAAACTTGTTCCACAGTGATAATAACCATTTATGTTCCATTTCAAACTCTATACTCGTGTGGTTAATAAACCAGTCGTCATTGTATACGAGGTTCAGTTTCTCAAACCTCTCGTGTTTCAATTTCGTCATCTTCATTGAATGTGTAAGTTTTATCCTCGATCtgatattgtaaaatttatccCACTGTTGGTTCTTGAATTTCGTAAGTTCCATTTTGTCAAGTGTATTTTTCATCTCCTTTTCAATCTTTCTGATCTCTGATCTTGTATATGTTGTGTTTGTATGTGTAGCTTTTATCtctatgttcaataactttgCGTGTAAGTTTGTCTCTATTTTCTCTATGTCCATCCGTGATGTTTTTGTTGTAACTAATTGTCCTAATGTTCTTGTACTGTTTCTTACATGTGTTGGTATGATTCCCATGTGTCTGCAttcttgtaaaaatgttgttctCTCCATCAATTTAGCCAATCTCTCCATCTCTCTGCTATATTTCTTCAGTAAGCTGCTAGTatgaatgttgtatttgttcctAATTTCCCCGAAGAAACTTTCCATACTTATTTTTGTCGTCATGATGTTATTTTTCGTTTCACCTCCTCTCTTCGGCGGGCCCTCCGATAGTTAATTTTCTAGTTTTCTATTTATGACCAATGATGttgacaattttagtttttaagattccaatcttacgggctatttatggtcaatcatttgttaccaaatgtgtaaataaaaatcaaagtattttcatttttattattatttacccaacgtttcgtttgtttgtttcaaacttcttcaggggttttcttttattgttgaattctagcgacaaaaacatataaatattttattataaatcattgaaaaacTTAAGATATCACAGTTCAACTTACgaaattctattgtttacattgtcaattaacttattatttaaaaaactggacttcacgacacagaattaataaataaataaataatcattacaacacaaacatatactataagtcaaacttaatactaatatcacagaacttcaactgatttaataattaaatattgcagCGGAATATTGCAGTTTTGTGTTATCCTTGTCCTCTTTCGTGTTCattgtattgtgtattttttgttgtattcttaAGCTTTCAAGAGTGTATCGTTTGTTCTCTTTTTGTTCTCTGTCCAATATCTTAATATTGTCAAAATCCATCTTATGATTGCACTCCTTTACGTGCAGAGATAATGCCGtcgttatttttcctttttcaatatCTGTTTTGTGTTCATTAACTCTCGTCCCCAACATTCTCTTTGTCGTACCAATGTAAACCAAGTTACATCTCTCCCTTTCATTACCGTCACATTTTATCTCATAGACCACATTATCACTCTTAAGTttgtcaatttttgttttgttgtttgtaaatAGATGCCTCAGTGTCATATTTGATTTGtaagctattgttgttgtttttttctgtgATCATTCTCTTCATTGTCCCCGTCTCCGTTAGTTTGGGAATAAATGGTACACTGTAAATAACCTTTTCCCCCTCAGTGCCTGGATCCTCCTGCTGTCCTCCATATTTTAGTACCCTGTCGATTAAATTGTTCGTCATATATGTTGGGTAACTATtctttgtaagtatttttcttattctatTAATATTGGTTTTCCTGTATTCAACATCACTTATCTATAATACTTTCCTTATTAAATTCGTCGCTGTACTTATCTTCATTTTCAATGGTTGTGTAGAGTTGAAGTTAACCATTCTACCTGAAGATGTGGGTTTCGTGTACCAATTTGTCCTTATTCTTCCATTATCCTTGATGATATTGATGTCCAGATACGGTATTGACATATTCTTCTCGCGTTCTATTGTAAATTGTATCTTATTGTGATAAACGTTCATTGTCTTTAATATCCTCCCTTCGTCCGATTTCCCTATAACCGCAAACAAGTCATCCACATACTTAGTGATAAACTTAATCTCTATATTATTAGCCCTTAATTCGTCAATTACATCGTCCAGTAGTGTGTCAAGTACAATATTTGCAATTGTTGGCGATAGGGGGTTTCCCATTGGCATACCATATGtttgatggtaaaatttatTGTCAAAAGTGAGATAGTTATTATCAGTTAAACAAAACtgaagaattttcaaaaatgtttgccttGGTATTGCCGTGTGTTCCTTAAGTGTTTTCCATTTGTCAAGTATATTCCTTATAGCCAAGTGAATCGGTATATTAGTGAATAATGATACCACGTCGAAAGAGACCATAATATCGTCATTTTCCAATGAGACGCTTTCCAGTTTTCGTTTCAattctactgaattttgtatattgtatttgGGCGACACAATATTCCTCAAAATTGTTCCAATATACTTCGAAAGACTGTAACACGGTACCTTCATGGATGCAGATATCGGTCGAAGTGGTATTCCGTCTTTGTGTATCTTTGGCAGTCCATATAACTCAGGTGCTGCTGCCGCTTGTGTCGTCATGTTGAATTTCTCGTATCTGGTAATGTACCCATCTTTTCCCAATTGTGTAATTAAGTTATTGTCCCTTTTCTGAAGACTAGTTGTTGGGTCAATTTCAATTTTCCTGTATGTGCTCTTGTCATCTAATAATTGGTACATTTTCTCCATATAATCTCTCCTATATAATATCACAGTTTTATTCCCCTTGTCTGCCGTAGTTATAATTATGTCCTTCTCGTGTTTCCTAATGAAGTTCCTGGTGACCTCGTATATACTCAGTATAAATTTATCTTTCCCCGTATTCCTAAGATCCCTGTTCGCCATTTTCGATCGCGTTATGTCCTTTTCTGTATCATCTTTTATACCCTGAACCCATTGTCCCATGTCAGCCATAAGCGGTATAGGTGTGAAATTCTTTCTATCTACTGGTATTGCAAACTTGTTCCCCAGTGATAATAACCATTTATGTTCCATTTCAAACTCTATACTCGTGTGGTTAATAAACCAGTCGTCATTGCATACGAGGTTCAGTTTCCCAAACCTCTCGTGTTTCAATttcgttttgtttgtttattttgtatttttagactttactacttaaaaagtaagttattaaaaaagacattattaaaaagacattgtagcctttgtaagcgaagtttttgctgggtcaTTCACATATGTCCATGTTATGATAAAGAAATTGTAAACATCAAAGATAAGATTCTAAGCGTAAGATCACGTACACATGCCTACTATATTAGACTAAGATTCGTGTAAATAGTACTTAAGTtgaaacttaataaaatatttttaagtgtgtaaaaaatatcttattatttacaatacttcaaacacatacattacatacattacatacactacatac comes from Calliphora vicina chromosome 2, idCalVici1.1, whole genome shotgun sequence and encodes:
- the LOC135950664 gene encoding uncharacterized protein LOC135950664 yields the protein MTTQAAAAPELYGLPKIHKDGIPLRPISASMKVPCYSLSKYIGTILRNIVSPKYNIQNSVELKRKLESVSLENDDIMVSFDVVSLFTNIPIHLAIRNILDKWKTLKEHTAIPRQTFLKILQFCLTDNNYLTFDNKFYHQTYGMPMGNPLSPTIANIVLDTLLDDVIDELRANNIEIKFITKYVDDLFAVIRKSDEEKILKTMNVYHNKIQFTIEREKNMSIPYLDINIIKDNGRIRTNWYTKPTSSGRMVNFNSTQPLKMKISTATNLIRKVLQISDVEYRKTNINRIRKILTKNSYPTYMTNNLINKVLKYEKQQKNPNTEEEKVFYSVPFIPKLTETKTMKRMITEKTTTIAYKSNMTLRHLFTNNKTKIDKLKSDNVVYEIKCDGNERERCNLVYIGTTKRMLGTRVNEHKTDIEKGKITTALSLHVKECNHKMDFDNIKILDREQKENKRYTLESLRIQQKIHNTMNTKEDKDNTKLQYSAAIFNY